From Coraliomargarita sinensis, a single genomic window includes:
- a CDS encoding HAD family hydrolase has product MSPKRYFLGIDSDGTVFDSMVIKHQRVFQPVAIEVWNLGSVEAQYCSIAESINLYSVHRGINRFAGLAMIFDLLAKQSDEAKVLLEGQADLQEYVHSGNALSFAALANYNQSKQSTFLDKVLEWSLRSDSLYSDIMESKGNPVYPYVRKSLERASEHADIVVISSSSRKTLEDDWAKAGLLSLVTKIEGQEQGSKTCQLREALEAGYPDGCALMMGDALSDLEAAREHGMSFFPIIPRAEEESWEQFYGVALARFFEGSYTGEYEQERLAEFEGTLVPDNEAVDFSEPVFQNS; this is encoded by the coding sequence GAACGGTCTTTGACTCAATGGTTATTAAGCACCAGCGTGTCTTTCAACCGGTTGCCATTGAGGTATGGAATTTAGGCTCGGTCGAGGCGCAGTATTGTTCCATCGCGGAGTCGATTAACCTTTATTCTGTGCATCGCGGGATTAACCGATTTGCGGGTTTGGCCATGATTTTTGATTTACTCGCAAAACAGTCGGATGAGGCGAAGGTATTGCTTGAAGGGCAGGCGGATTTGCAGGAGTACGTCCATTCCGGGAATGCTTTATCTTTCGCAGCGCTGGCTAATTATAATCAGTCCAAGCAAAGCACTTTTCTCGACAAGGTTCTGGAGTGGAGCCTGCGAAGTGACTCGCTATATTCGGATATAATGGAGTCCAAAGGGAATCCGGTGTATCCATACGTGCGGAAATCTCTGGAGCGGGCATCGGAGCATGCCGATATCGTAGTTATTTCATCTTCTTCCCGTAAGACGCTTGAAGACGACTGGGCGAAGGCCGGGCTACTATCACTGGTCACAAAAATCGAAGGGCAGGAGCAGGGCAGCAAAACCTGTCAACTTAGAGAGGCGCTGGAAGCGGGTTACCCGGATGGCTGTGCATTGATGATGGGAGATGCCCTGAGTGATTTAGAGGCTGCGCGTGAACACGGCATGTCATTTTTCCCCATAATTCCACGTGCTGAAGAAGAGTCCTGGGAGCAGTTTTACGGGGTCGCCCTGGCCCGATTTTTCGAGGGCTCCTATACCGGCGAATACGAACAGGAAAGATTAGCTGAATTTGAAGGTACGCTTGTTCCGGATAATGAGGCGGTCGATTTTTCAGAGCCGGTTTTTCAAAACAGCTAA
- a CDS encoding glycoside hydrolase family 3 protein codes for MSEDHSIEKILDAMSLEQKIGQCVVVGMSGSIPSNALRESIERYHCGGIRLSPFTRMFRYFTDSKAKKQELGDDFVPSMQKIADPGTPPYCTPEQYAEMLNGLRELASRRNPAIPLHMVIDQENDTSKDLSRGGVVQFPSCMGLVAGGSLDVARDVARSVAIQMKASGLDMIHSPVVDVNINPNNPEIGFRAFSDDPEVVAEYAIAMLQGYQEGGVIAAAKHFPGRGDSATDAHHACPILDVSRERLHAVDLLPYKRLIEAGLDSIMIAHCIYPQIDPDHISTVSRKVVTGLLREELGFEGLITSDSITMGALIDRYGIGEACARALDAGIDTILMKAENQWRGEMFYTIRKWVEDGRINSDELDDKVRRVLRAKMKYGLFEKHGKVDASQAATPYKDEVIIETSKVAAQNAILVPKDDFGVLPLDRNKKVLLINQQNSIKSPHDLWDHPALFSQIMEEDWPRLQTYETKFSSTPEQDKAVVEFVEANDYDVIFCTNFYDRQAKPNSYVKTLIDKGYPVLLMTNTPYCINEVGGLIPSAGSVILNMNLTPEGLRTAKKVIFGELKPKGKWPISNYNPFKTEEESLATAPAGSMIPVK; via the coding sequence ATGAGCGAAGACCACAGTATAGAAAAGATACTTGATGCCATGTCACTCGAGCAAAAGATCGGGCAGTGCGTTGTGGTTGGCATGTCCGGTAGCATCCCTTCCAATGCACTGAGAGAATCGATCGAACGCTACCATTGTGGCGGCATTCGCCTTTCACCTTTCACGCGCATGTTCCGCTACTTTACCGATTCCAAGGCAAAGAAGCAGGAGCTGGGCGATGATTTTGTCCCCTCCATGCAGAAAATCGCCGACCCGGGTACACCGCCTTACTGTACTCCGGAACAGTATGCGGAAATGCTGAACGGTCTGCGCGAACTGGCTTCCAGGCGAAATCCTGCCATCCCTCTTCACATGGTGATCGACCAGGAAAACGATACCAGTAAAGACCTATCGCGTGGCGGCGTGGTGCAGTTTCCCTCCTGTATGGGGCTTGTTGCCGGAGGCAGCCTTGATGTCGCCCGTGACGTTGCCCGCAGTGTTGCCATCCAAATGAAGGCTTCCGGGTTGGACATGATCCACTCACCCGTTGTGGACGTGAACATCAATCCGAACAATCCGGAGATCGGCTTTCGTGCATTCAGCGATGATCCGGAAGTGGTTGCCGAGTATGCAATCGCAATGCTGCAAGGCTACCAGGAGGGCGGGGTTATTGCGGCTGCCAAGCATTTTCCGGGCCGTGGTGATTCGGCTACCGATGCGCATCATGCCTGTCCGATACTCGATGTGAGTCGTGAGCGTCTGCATGCCGTCGACCTGCTGCCCTATAAAAGGCTGATCGAGGCCGGTCTGGATTCCATAATGATCGCGCACTGCATTTACCCGCAAATCGATCCCGATCATATTTCGACGGTTTCCCGCAAGGTCGTTACCGGCTTGCTTCGGGAGGAACTCGGTTTCGAGGGTCTGATCACTTCCGACAGTATTACCATGGGTGCTTTGATTGACCGCTACGGAATAGGTGAAGCCTGTGCCCGTGCACTGGATGCCGGAATTGATACGATTCTGATGAAGGCGGAGAATCAATGGCGCGGCGAGATGTTCTACACCATTCGGAAATGGGTGGAAGACGGCCGGATTAATTCGGACGAACTTGATGACAAGGTGCGCCGTGTCCTTCGTGCGAAGATGAAATACGGACTGTTTGAGAAACACGGCAAGGTCGATGCCTCGCAGGCGGCGACACCATACAAGGACGAGGTGATCATCGAGACTTCGAAAGTCGCTGCTCAAAATGCGATTTTGGTTCCGAAGGACGATTTCGGGGTGCTTCCGCTGGATCGAAACAAGAAGGTGTTACTCATCAACCAGCAAAACTCAATCAAGTCACCACACGACCTGTGGGACCACCCGGCGCTATTCTCCCAGATTATGGAGGAGGATTGGCCGAGGCTACAGACCTACGAAACCAAGTTCAGTTCGACACCGGAGCAAGACAAGGCGGTTGTGGAATTTGTCGAGGCCAACGATTACGACGTAATCTTTTGTACGAATTTTTACGACCGTCAGGCGAAGCCGAACAGTTACGTGAAAACTCTCATCGATAAAGGCTACCCCGTGCTTCTCATGACCAACACGCCTTACTGTATTAACGAAGTCGGAGGTCTTATCCCTTCAGCCGGAAGCGTGATTTTAAATATGAATCTGACGCCGGAAGGGTTGCGCACCGCAAAGAAAGTGATCTTTGGTGAGTTGAAGCCCAAGGGCAAATGGCCAATTTCAAATTATAACCCTTTCAAAACTGAGGAAGAATCGTTAGCAACGGCACCCGCGGGTAGTATGATCCCGGTCAAATAA
- a CDS encoding sodium:solute symporter family transporter codes for MITAADYTVIALYFIFILAAGVLFRKFLSNTSDYFRGGGKMFWWMTGSSAFMTQFSAWTFIGAASKAYVDGPIILTIFVANAVGFFINYLLLAPMLRQTRVVTAIESIRLRLGKGNEQFYTWMNIPIGLIYAAIWLNAVGKFFTQAFPGFELVPTIIALGLVVMLVSVVGGSWAVSATDFIQLTLLMLVTIVTAAFSLHAVGGPGELIAQIPHESAFGNDVTLPALAVFWMLTVLLKQIISTNSMTNANRYLNARDSSHARKAALLASILFLVGSVIWFIPPMAASIIYPDIAGMVSPDFANPSELSYVVMAQNILPNGMIGLFIVGMFAATMSSMDTGLNKNAGYFIVNFYKPVLRKNSSEKEQFWAGNIASLVMGLAVIGIALYLEVLANQGEGKGLFEIMLSFGAIVAVPIAVPIILCLFIRNTPDWAGWSCALVGIVTAVLINHVFTAPWFEGLIGHDLSGREESDYLYIITVVLNVVLVSGWFFFTRLFYRGYSKERQTEVDRFWSDLHRPVEADEMTSELDGPQCRIIGWMAGIFGGFMTLLMVIIPNDLAGRSAFFFCSAVLLGVSFLLLRSAKRADARHASIK; via the coding sequence ATGATTACTGCAGCCGACTATACGGTCATTGCTCTTTATTTTATTTTCATCCTGGCGGCCGGTGTGCTTTTTCGGAAATTTCTTTCCAACACCAGCGATTACTTTCGGGGCGGTGGCAAGATGTTCTGGTGGATGACGGGGAGCAGCGCCTTCATGACGCAGTTCAGCGCCTGGACCTTCATCGGTGCTGCCAGCAAAGCCTATGTGGACGGGCCGATCATACTGACCATCTTCGTTGCCAACGCGGTCGGCTTCTTCATCAACTATCTTCTGCTTGCGCCCATGCTGCGGCAAACGCGCGTGGTGACCGCGATCGAGTCTATCCGCTTGCGACTGGGCAAGGGCAATGAGCAGTTCTACACGTGGATGAATATCCCCATTGGCCTGATTTATGCCGCCATCTGGCTCAATGCGGTTGGTAAGTTTTTCACCCAGGCTTTTCCCGGGTTTGAACTTGTTCCGACCATAATCGCGCTTGGCCTTGTCGTCATGCTGGTGTCCGTCGTCGGTGGCTCCTGGGCCGTATCGGCGACCGACTTCATTCAGCTCACATTGCTCATGCTGGTTACGATTGTAACCGCAGCCTTCTCCCTCCATGCGGTTGGCGGTCCGGGAGAATTAATCGCTCAAATTCCTCACGAGAGTGCATTCGGCAATGACGTGACGCTCCCCGCTCTCGCCGTTTTCTGGATGTTGACCGTGTTGCTCAAACAAATTATCTCGACGAACTCGATGACCAACGCGAACCGCTACCTGAACGCACGGGACAGCTCCCACGCCCGGAAGGCGGCCCTGCTCGCCTCGATCCTTTTCCTCGTGGGCTCGGTTATTTGGTTTATTCCGCCGATGGCGGCGTCGATTATATATCCGGATATTGCCGGCATGGTTTCGCCGGACTTCGCCAACCCCAGCGAGCTGTCCTACGTGGTGATGGCGCAAAATATTCTGCCCAACGGAATGATTGGACTCTTTATTGTCGGAATGTTTGCGGCGACGATGTCATCCATGGACACCGGCCTGAATAAAAACGCCGGCTACTTCATCGTGAATTTCTACAAGCCGGTGTTACGCAAAAATTCGAGTGAGAAGGAGCAGTTCTGGGCCGGTAACATCGCCAGTCTGGTGATGGGGCTGGCCGTCATCGGTATTGCACTTTATCTGGAAGTACTGGCCAATCAAGGCGAGGGCAAGGGACTCTTCGAAATTATGTTGAGCTTTGGTGCCATCGTCGCGGTCCCGATCGCAGTCCCCATCATCCTTTGCCTTTTTATCAGGAACACTCCCGACTGGGCGGGTTGGAGCTGTGCCCTGGTCGGCATCGTGACAGCTGTCCTCATTAATCACGTCTTCACGGCGCCCTGGTTTGAGGGGCTGATCGGGCACGACCTGAGCGGAAGAGAGGAGAGTGACTATCTTTATATTATCACCGTGGTGTTGAATGTTGTGTTGGTTTCCGGGTGGTTCTTTTTTACCCGGCTCTTCTACCGGGGCTATTCAAAAGAGCGGCAAACAGAGGTGGACCGCTTCTGGTCCGACCTCCACCGACCGGTGGAAGCCGACGAAATGACCTCTGAACTGGATGGCCCCCAGTGCCGGATTATCGGTTGGATGGCCGGTATCTTCGGCGGGTTCATGACACTGCTGATGGTTATTATTCCGAACGACTTGGCAGGTCGAAGTGCGTTCTTCTTCTGCAGTGCGGTGCTGCTTGGAGTCAGTTTTCTCCTTTTGCGGTCGGCCAAGCGGGCGGATGCGCGGCATGCCAGCATTAAGTAG
- a CDS encoding beta-galactosidase: MILKIKPLFLISLLLPLAVKGEHEFFPAEQLITTGAFYYPEHWDESQWERDMKNMADLGLEVVHMGEFSWAALEPEEGVYDFEWLDTAVDLAEKYGLKVILCSTTATPPAWLSTKHPEILRVNEDGNRLAHGRRQQASFSSDFYRQYSLGIIEKLAQRYGKNPNVIGWQLDNEPKGTVDYSQNATERFRNWLKEKYGTIDALNEAWGAAFWSMTYNNFEQITLPRISLGMNNPHHHLDHDRFMAYETASHLHLQAETIRKHASEDQWITTNYQNDQGDADPWLHKDELDFVSYTTYMAHAYNMGVGEEGYRRGMPHHIVRAADYYRPIGGITGIMELQPGQINWSRVANPLLEPGIVRMWLWHAYAAGNEFACTYRFRQPVYGSEMYHYGIMDPDGVTTSYSGIDFSTFAEEIRGLRKEYDPARQADANYLSRKTGIMTSRDNRWRQERRPLSNEWDYFTFVFDHYYPVIKSFAAPVDFIDETEDFSYYPVIVAPAYQLLDEGLIEKWERYVEKGGHLVLASRSGQMNRDGQIWQARRAEPILELIGAELFAFDIIPSPENGSVDYENESYTWNIWGDILEPMPGTETWATYGNSFYKGKAAVTHRKLGQGTVTYIGPYTDNAALEKAVLRKVYHQAGITTEDLPEGMMLEYRDGFGIAVNYSDETYTVPAPADAEFIFGGREVGLCGVSVWK; this comes from the coding sequence ATGATTTTGAAAATTAAGCCTCTCTTTCTGATTTCCTTACTCCTGCCTCTCGCGGTTAAGGGGGAGCATGAATTTTTCCCCGCGGAACAGCTTATCACCACGGGCGCGTTTTATTATCCCGAGCACTGGGACGAGAGTCAGTGGGAGCGAGATATGAAGAACATGGCCGATCTGGGCCTTGAGGTTGTCCACATGGGCGAGTTTTCCTGGGCGGCATTGGAACCGGAAGAGGGTGTCTACGATTTCGAGTGGCTGGACACTGCGGTCGACCTTGCGGAGAAATACGGACTGAAGGTCATTCTCTGTTCGACCACCGCGACGCCGCCGGCCTGGCTCTCGACCAAGCATCCGGAGATTTTACGGGTGAATGAGGACGGCAATCGCCTGGCGCACGGGCGCCGACAGCAGGCTTCCTTCTCCAGTGACTTTTACCGTCAATACAGTCTCGGTATCATTGAGAAGTTGGCCCAGCGCTATGGCAAGAATCCCAACGTCATTGGTTGGCAGCTGGACAATGAACCCAAAGGCACGGTCGACTACAGTCAAAATGCAACGGAGCGCTTTCGTAACTGGTTAAAGGAAAAATATGGTACGATTGATGCCCTGAATGAGGCCTGGGGGGCCGCTTTCTGGAGCATGACCTACAACAACTTCGAGCAGATCACGCTGCCGCGGATCAGTCTCGGCATGAATAATCCGCACCACCATCTCGATCACGACCGCTTCATGGCCTACGAGACGGCCAGCCACCTCCACCTCCAGGCGGAAACCATCCGGAAACACGCTTCCGAGGACCAGTGGATCACGACCAACTACCAGAACGACCAGGGCGACGCCGACCCCTGGCTGCACAAGGACGAACTCGATTTTGTCTCCTACACGACCTACATGGCCCACGCCTACAACATGGGAGTGGGGGAAGAGGGCTATCGCCGTGGCATGCCTCACCACATCGTCCGGGCCGCCGACTATTACCGACCGATCGGCGGGATCACTGGAATTATGGAACTGCAACCGGGCCAGATCAACTGGAGCCGGGTGGCGAATCCCTTGTTGGAGCCCGGCATCGTGCGCATGTGGCTTTGGCATGCTTATGCGGCGGGCAATGAATTTGCCTGCACCTACCGTTTCCGGCAGCCCGTCTATGGTTCGGAGATGTATCACTACGGCATCATGGACCCGGACGGCGTGACGACGAGCTACAGCGGGATCGACTTTTCCACCTTTGCCGAAGAGATCCGTGGGCTTAGAAAGGAATACGATCCCGCCCGTCAGGCCGATGCGAATTACTTGAGCCGCAAGACCGGCATCATGACCAGCCGCGATAACCGCTGGCGGCAGGAGCGCCGTCCGCTCTCCAACGAGTGGGATTATTTTACCTTCGTTTTCGATCATTACTATCCGGTCATTAAATCCTTCGCTGCACCGGTCGACTTTATCGATGAGACAGAGGACTTTTCGTATTATCCGGTGATTGTTGCCCCGGCCTACCAGTTGCTTGACGAGGGCCTGATCGAAAAGTGGGAGCGTTATGTCGAGAAGGGCGGGCACTTGGTGCTGGCTTCGCGCAGTGGTCAGATGAACCGCGACGGCCAGATTTGGCAGGCCCGCCGGGCCGAGCCCATTCTCGAACTGATCGGTGCCGAGCTATTTGCCTTCGATATCATCCCCAGCCCCGAAAACGGCTCCGTTGACTACGAAAATGAGTCCTATACCTGGAATATCTGGGGCGATATTCTCGAGCCCATGCCGGGGACGGAAACTTGGGCGACTTACGGAAACAGTTTCTACAAGGGCAAGGCCGCTGTCACGCATCGCAAGCTGGGGCAGGGGACGGTGACCTACATTGGTCCCTATACGGACAATGCTGCGTTGGAGAAAGCCGTGCTCCGAAAGGTTTACCATCAGGCCGGTATCACCACGGAAGATTTGCCCGAGGGCATGATGCTGGAGTATCGCGATGGTTTCGGCATTGCCGTCAACTATTCCGACGAGACCTACACCGTGCCCGCTCCGGCGGACGCCGAGTTTATCTTCGGCGGCCGCGAGGTCGGGCTCTGCGGCGTTTCGGTCTGGAAGTAG
- a CDS encoding glycoside hydrolase family 95 protein — protein MNRTLARMSFVSCAGLIFVLCGCHSLTGSFQKAQSEKTYELWERQPAPNRGHDFEIEKPGRGYPFDPDWERWSYPLGNGMLGANVFGRTDVERIQLSEKTFANGSAYGRGGATNATELYLDIGHENVTNYRRALNLNDAIHTVSYQSGGVGYQREYFTSYPDDVMVVRLTADEAKALSLTVRPEIPYLDARNELDSKSGSVTADGDLITLTGTIDYYQVNFEIQVKVLPEGGRLLTGESSIQIEEADAVTLLVAVDTNYILGPHIFLNDPKDKLDPEIDPHAWVAEKIEKATALGFDALKARHLKDYRDLFGRVAVNLNSQVSELPTHGLLEAYRNGAHNPYLEELLFQYGRYLLIASSRETTLPAHLQGAWTQYEVSPWCAGYWHNINVQMNYWGAFSTNLAETFDAYLNYFEAYKPQARRFAREFIEEIKPGELSDDPADNGWILGTGANAYQISGRSTHSGPGTGAFTSQLLMDHYDFTQDETYLREVGYPSLLEMSKFFDKALHETEDGVLLIKPSASPEIKLENGEYYVTEGCTFDQGFVWENHNNVLRAAEALGRDDPFLDVIRRQIPRLDPIQVGSSGQIKEFREENTYGEIGDPHHRHISHLCTLYPGTLIDTSKPEWMEAAATTLNLRGDLTTGWAMAHRMICWARLKSGERALELYRKFIVNKLGENLWSLHPPFQIDGNFGCMAGVAEMLLQSHEGHIDVIPALPEAWENGSFDGLVARGNFEVSAAWEAGRLSQLSVVSRSGKDCRIKYSGLGDASVFDAKGRSIEIMKEGKDEVSFQTEKGLTYHFRIK, from the coding sequence ATGAACAGAACCCTAGCTCGAATGAGCTTCGTTTCCTGCGCCGGTTTGATTTTTGTTCTCTGCGGCTGCCACTCCTTGACCGGGAGTTTTCAGAAGGCCCAGTCCGAAAAAACCTACGAACTCTGGGAGCGGCAGCCGGCCCCGAACCGCGGGCACGACTTTGAGATCGAAAAGCCCGGTCGCGGCTATCCCTTCGATCCCGATTGGGAGCGGTGGTCTTATCCGCTGGGAAACGGCATGCTGGGAGCCAATGTATTCGGCCGGACCGATGTGGAGCGTATCCAGCTTTCGGAGAAAACCTTTGCCAATGGCAGTGCCTACGGGCGTGGTGGCGCGACCAACGCGACCGAGCTCTACCTTGATATCGGGCATGAAAATGTGACGAATTATCGACGCGCATTGAATCTCAACGACGCGATTCATACTGTAAGCTATCAGTCGGGTGGGGTGGGCTATCAGCGTGAGTATTTCACCAGCTATCCGGACGATGTGATGGTCGTTCGGCTGACGGCAGACGAGGCAAAAGCACTGTCGCTCACCGTGCGTCCGGAAATTCCCTATCTCGATGCCCGTAACGAACTCGATTCAAAATCCGGAAGCGTGACCGCTGACGGCGACTTGATCACACTGACCGGCACCATCGACTACTATCAGGTGAACTTTGAAATCCAGGTCAAAGTCCTGCCAGAAGGCGGACGCCTCCTCACGGGCGAATCCAGTATCCAAATCGAGGAGGCGGACGCCGTAACTCTGCTGGTTGCCGTGGATACTAATTATATCCTAGGCCCGCACATTTTCCTAAATGATCCGAAGGATAAGCTCGACCCCGAGATCGATCCACATGCCTGGGTGGCTGAAAAAATCGAAAAAGCGACGGCACTCGGTTTCGACGCTTTGAAAGCCCGCCACCTCAAGGACTATCGTGACCTCTTCGGGCGGGTTGCAGTCAATTTGAATTCCCAGGTGTCCGAGCTTCCGACCCATGGCTTGTTGGAGGCTTACCGCAACGGTGCCCACAATCCCTATCTGGAAGAGCTGCTCTTTCAGTATGGTCGCTACCTCTTGATCGCCAGCTCGCGGGAAACCACGCTCCCGGCCCACTTGCAGGGTGCTTGGACGCAATACGAGGTGAGTCCCTGGTGCGCCGGTTACTGGCACAATATCAACGTGCAGATGAACTACTGGGGCGCATTCAGCACCAATCTGGCCGAAACCTTTGATGCCTACCTGAACTATTTCGAAGCCTACAAGCCCCAGGCCCGGCGTTTTGCCCGAGAGTTCATCGAAGAAATCAAACCGGGCGAGTTGTCGGACGATCCGGCGGACAATGGATGGATCCTCGGGACAGGGGCCAACGCCTACCAAATCTCCGGCCGCTCCACGCACTCTGGCCCCGGGACGGGGGCCTTTACCTCTCAATTGCTGATGGATCATTACGATTTCACTCAGGATGAAACCTATCTGAGGGAGGTCGGTTATCCGTCCCTACTGGAAATGAGCAAATTCTTCGACAAGGCGCTACATGAAACCGAGGACGGAGTCCTGCTGATCAAGCCCTCGGCATCACCGGAGATTAAGTTGGAAAACGGGGAATACTACGTCACCGAAGGTTGCACTTTTGACCAGGGCTTCGTCTGGGAAAACCACAACAACGTGCTGCGCGCGGCCGAGGCGCTCGGCCGGGACGATCCATTTCTCGATGTCATTCGTCGGCAGATCCCGAGACTCGATCCAATTCAGGTCGGCAGTTCCGGCCAGATCAAGGAGTTCCGCGAGGAAAACACCTACGGTGAAATCGGTGATCCCCATCATCGGCATATTTCCCATCTTTGCACCCTTTACCCCGGGACTTTGATCGACACTTCAAAGCCCGAATGGATGGAAGCCGCCGCGACAACCCTGAACCTGAGGGGGGATCTCACGACCGGCTGGGCGATGGCGCACCGCATGATTTGCTGGGCGCGTCTGAAAAGCGGTGAGCGCGCGCTGGAACTCTACCGGAAATTTATCGTCAACAAACTGGGTGAGAACCTCTGGTCCCTGCACCCGCCTTTCCAAATCGATGGCAATTTCGGTTGCATGGCCGGCGTGGCGGAAATGCTACTGCAGAGTCACGAGGGTCACATTGACGTGATTCCGGCCCTGCCGGAGGCTTGGGAGAACGGCAGCTTCGACGGCTTGGTTGCCCGGGGTAATTTCGAAGTCTCGGCGGCGTGGGAGGCGGGCCGACTCAGCCAGCTCTCCGTTGTATCGCGCAGCGGTAAAGACTGCCGCATAAAGTATTCCGGTCTTGGGGACGCATCGGTCTTTGATGCGAAGGGCCGGTCCATTGAAATAATGAAAGAAGGGAAGGACGAAGTGTCCTTTCAGACCGAAAAAGGCTTAACATATCACTTTCGAATTAAATGA
- a CDS encoding DUF6250 domain-containing protein: MKPATQSGCAWFPQLVLCAVSSVLGKPLEAQNPGTDGTDAARGGLPPTQTESLLYQDGFEGDLSQWVVEQRPIGATRIRDGKLDILAPKGCTVWFKSKLKGSVAIEYTATMVDQGGPHDRVSDLNCFWMAIDPEHPDDLFAGKARNGDFGNYHSMRLYYVGYGANGNTTTRFRRYPGDGTRPMLPEHDLRDEEFMHTPNRPIHIRIVSDGSKVQFWRDGAMVYDFDDPEPLTEGWFGFRTVRSHIRIDDFRVYRPVAE, from the coding sequence ATGAAGCCAGCCACCCAATCCGGCTGTGCATGGTTCCCTCAACTTGTGCTATGTGCTGTTTCCTCTGTGCTGGGCAAACCCCTTGAAGCGCAGAATCCCGGGACAGACGGTACCGATGCCGCCAGGGGCGGTTTACCACCAACCCAAACGGAAAGCCTGCTTTATCAGGACGGTTTTGAAGGCGACCTCTCCCAGTGGGTGGTGGAGCAACGGCCGATCGGCGCGACAAGGATCCGGGACGGAAAACTCGATATTCTGGCGCCGAAAGGGTGCACTGTCTGGTTTAAATCCAAGCTCAAAGGTTCGGTAGCGATCGAATATACCGCAACCATGGTCGATCAGGGTGGGCCGCACGACCGGGTGAGTGACCTCAACTGCTTTTGGATGGCGATCGACCCCGAGCACCCCGATGATCTGTTTGCGGGCAAGGCGCGCAATGGTGATTTCGGGAACTACCACAGCATGCGCCTTTACTACGTCGGTTATGGTGCCAATGGCAATACGACCACCCGCTTTCGCCGCTACCCCGGCGATGGGACCCGCCCAATGTTGCCGGAGCACGATTTGCGTGATGAGGAATTCATGCATACGCCAAACCGCCCGATCCACATCCGGATCGTTTCGGACGGCAGTAAGGTTCAATTCTGGCGGGACGGTGCCATGGTCTACGATTTCGACGACCCCGAACCGCTGACCGAGGGGTGGTTCGGCTTTCGCACCGTTCGGAGCCACATCCGGATCGACGATTTCCGGGTGTATCGCCCGGTGGCGGAGTAA
- a CDS encoding PEP-CTERM sorting domain-containing protein — protein sequence MKNPILFSALAISLATSAATAQTVILADDFTGVSKTNNVATITSWNTEVGFNAGTSFTAFNDGGGAANYHDVQADKLDPDASVFGGGTDGWYIDFSLALDASTSAIDLTSLSLTSYAITGGGALRNKQGTIDWELTISGDNGYTQTSAIGTSSDFGGGQTATTTIDLSTFADLVAGENYSARLFVTKTQAGGDDTHMSLGDFSMSGNVTAVPEPSSFGLLSGMLAIGWIMARRRQ from the coding sequence ATGAAAAACCCAATCTTATTCAGCGCTCTCGCCATCTCCCTTGCTACCAGCGCTGCCACAGCTCAGACGGTCATTCTCGCGGATGACTTTACCGGTGTCTCCAAAACCAATAATGTAGCGACCATCACCTCATGGAACACTGAGGTGGGATTTAATGCTGGCACCTCCTTTACCGCTTTCAACGACGGCGGCGGAGCTGCCAATTATCACGACGTTCAAGCCGATAAGCTAGACCCAGATGCATCCGTTTTTGGAGGAGGGACTGATGGATGGTATATTGACTTTTCTTTAGCCTTGGATGCTAGCACATCTGCCATTGATCTCACGTCCTTATCCCTGACCTCCTATGCAATCACTGGAGGTGGCGCCCTCAGGAATAAACAAGGTACTATCGACTGGGAGTTGACCATATCTGGGGACAACGGCTACACCCAGACTTCGGCGATAGGTACAAGCTCTGACTTTGGTGGCGGCCAAACAGCTACCACAACCATAGACTTGTCAACTTTCGCCGATTTAGTAGCGGGCGAGAATTACTCTGCTAGACTTTTCGTAACTAAGACACAAGCTGGAGGTGATGACACCCACATGTCTCTTGGTGATTTTTCGATGAGTGGCAACGTGACAGCGGTTCCCGAGCCGTCGTCCTTCGGACTTCTATCCGGTATGCTTGCTATTGGCTGGATCATGGCTCGACGGAGACAATAG
- a CDS encoding TA system VapC family ribonuclease toxin, producing MIIPDANLLIFAHDRTCPQHDKARTWWEAALSSDETIGIPWVVLLAFTRIMTHPQICAAPLDGESVREMVQQWLDCPQVRVIQVSERAVGVFFDLLAEAEMGGNLSTDALIAVHAREHSAVIYSNDRDFDRFPGIRWKNPLR from the coding sequence ATGATTATCCCCGATGCCAATCTTCTGATCTTCGCGCATGACCGGACTTGTCCGCAGCATGACAAAGCGAGAACTTGGTGGGAGGCCGCGCTTTCCTCCGACGAAACGATCGGCATCCCCTGGGTCGTGCTCCTCGCCTTCACACGTATCATGACCCACCCTCAGATTTGTGCGGCCCCCCTGGACGGAGAATCCGTCCGCGAAATGGTCCAACAATGGTTGGACTGCCCGCAGGTCCGGGTCATTCAAGTGTCCGAGCGCGCCGTCGGCGTATTCTTTGATTTACTCGCCGAGGCAGAAATGGGCGGAAATCTGAGCACAGACGCGCTCATTGCCGTACACGCCCGCGAACACTCGGCCGTCATTTACAGCAACGACCGCGACTTTGACCGCTTCCCCGGGATCCGATGGAAAAATCCCCTGCGTTGA